A window of Longimicrobiales bacterium genomic DNA:
TCGCCGTGAATCTGCGCGGCTCGTTCCTGCTGATGCGCGCGTTCCTCCCCGGAATGCTGGCGCGCGGGTCTGGTCATATCGTCACGATCGGGTCCGTGGCGGGACGTCAGGCGTTCCCGTCGAATGGCGCGTACAGTGCATCGAAGTTCGGCGCACGCGGGCTGCACGCCGTGCTGGCCGCCGAGTTGCGCGGGACGGGTGTGCGGGCGACTTTCGTCGAGCCCTCGGCTACGGACACCGGGCTGTGGGAGGACATCGACCGGGACCGCAATCCCGGCCTGCCGTCGCGTGAGCAGATGATGAGCGCCGCCGCGGTCGGCGACGCGGTTCTGTACGCCGTCACGCGGCCGGCCGATACGGCAGTACCGAACATTCTGGTGGAACGGGCATAGGCATGTTCATTGTCAGCGTTCAGGCGCATTACGACAGCGCCCATTTTCTTCGCAACTATCAGGGCAAGTGCGAGCGTCTGCACGGTCATCGCTACGTGGTGGAGCTGGCGCTCGCGACTGAGGAGCTGGACCGGTCGGGTATCGCGTTCGACTTCGTCGACATCAAGAAGAACCTGCGCGAGCTTGCCGATCACCTGGACCACAACAACCTGAACGATCTGCCGCCTTTCGACGAGATCGAGCCGTCGGCGGAGAACCAGGCGAAGTACTTTTATGACGAGATGAAGCGCAGGCTTCCGGCGCACATGGCGGAAGCGATCGTCTACGCACGTGTGTGGGAGACACCGACGCAATGGGCTCAGTACACGGAACGACAGCTGTGGGTGTGAGGCTCGCGACGCCCGCCCGATTCATGATGCTGGCCGGCGCGACGGCCGTCGCGCTCGGCGCGTGCGGATCCGCACCGCCGCCGCGTGTCTCGCCCGACAACCCGGGCTACACAGTGCCGGCGCCGCTGCCCGATCAGACGGGGTGGGGCGTGCACGTGCTGGCGCTCGAGCGTGCGCCGAACGGCGGCACGTGGGTCGGCACGTACGGCGAGGGCATCTTCGTGTGGGGTCCGCGCGCGGAGCAGTGGCGGCACATCCCGCAGTCGGAGGACGGGCTGTCGTGGGGGTTCGTCAACAGCATCGCGTTCCACGACAGCGCGACGGTCTGGTATGGCACGGTGGGCAACGGTTTCGGGCTCACGACGGACGGTGGTGCGACGTGGCGCAACTGGACGTTCAGCCAGCTGGGGCCGGAGTGGCAGTATGTTGCGCCGGACGGCATCGCGGTGCGTGACGACAGCGTCTACATCGCGACGGCGGATGGACTCAGGATCAGCGGAGACCGGGGCGCCACGTGGCGGTGCGTGCAGGGGCAGAGCGCGGTGAGCGGCGGCAGTGAGCGCCGCGACGACGGCTGCACGGAACGAATCAATTCACTGCCGTCGAAGTACCTGCTGTCGCTGGATGTCGATGAGGAGGGCACGATCCGGGTGGGTCACCTCGGCGGCCTGAGCGTGTCGCGGGATGCGGGACGCACCTGGACGACCGCGCGCGGCGAGGGCCTCGCCGGCAGCAACGTGCGGGCGGTGCTCAGCGATGGGACCGGCGTCTGGGCCGCGACGGAATCGCTCATCTTCGTCGACTCGACCGGGACCGGCGAGTTCAGTGATGCAGAGATCCGCATCCCCGGTGTGCAGGGACTGCCGGGCGCACCGCGTGCGTTCCTGGCGACGCCACGCCCGGAGCTCCCGCCGTCGCTGCCCGGACGCGCGGGGGCGCTGCCGCCGCCGCCGCTGCCGCCGTCGATCGCGACGTCGTACGGCATGGTCGGCCGGCTCAACCAGGGCGAGTACCGCCTGTACTATCTCGGCGCGGCCGACCGGTTCCGCCCGGCGGGTGACATCTGGGCATTTGCCTGGTGGGGTCCGCCGTACCGTCCGCTGGCAGGATCGGCAGCGGGCGTGAACCGTTTTCTGGCGGGCGACCTGCCGTTCGACGACCTGTTCCTGTCGGAGCCGGCGTCGCAGCCGGCGGAGCCGCGGCACACCTGGTTCGCGCGGCCGGTCACGGCTGCGGATGGCAACACGCACATCGACGGCACGTACCGGTACGGGTCGACGATGGGCGGCCGGTTCCAGCAGCACCAGGGCGTCGAGTTCAACAACCCCGCGGGCACGCCGGTGCGTGCGATCGGTGATGGGGTGGTGGTGTTCGCGGGTGCGGCAGAGCAGGGAGCCAACACGGTAGCGATCCGCCATGACCGCCGTCTGAATGACCAGTACGTGTACTCGACTTACTACCACAACACGTCGCTGGAAGTGAGCGCGGGTCAGCGGATCGGGGCGGGCGACATCATCGCGCGTGTCGGCAACACGGGTCGTGCGACGAACGACCATCTGCACCTGGAGATCCATGTCGCGCCCGGTACCGATTCGTCACGCATCGTGGATCCTGACGTCCGGTTCCCGCCGCACACGGTGAATCCGCAGCTGTGGATCGAGCCGCTGCCCGGCACGGGTACCGTGGCCGGTCAGGTATTCAACACGGCGGGCGCGCCGGTGCCGGGCGCCCGCATCCACGGCCTGGTGCTGCCGTATCCGGAGGAGACACCGTTCTCGTTCGCGGAGACGTACCAGGACCAGGCGCATGCGGACCCCGCGTACGGTGAGCATTTCGCGGTGGGCGATGTCCCGGCGGGCGATTACACGCTCGGCGTGACGGTGGACGGCCAGCGTGTGTGGCGGCGTGTGCGTGTGCGTCCGGGCATGGTGACCTGGGTGGAGTTCAGGCCCTGACGCGGCCGCGATGCATATTCTGCTGACGGACATCCTCACCTGTCCGCGCTGCGGCCCGGGCTTCGGCCTGATCCTGCTGGCCGACCGTGCCGAAGAGCGGCGCGTGATCGAAGGCGTGCTGGGGTGTTCGAACTGCCGCGAGAAGTACCCGGTCAGAGAGGGCGTCGCTGATTTCGGCGCGCCGCCGGACACGATCCTGGCCGCGGAGGACGGGGCTGCGGCGGAGCGCCTGGCAGCCATTCTCGGTGTTACGCATGGACCGGCGTTCCTGCTGCTCGCGGGTCCGGCCGCGGCGCATGCGGGCGCGCTCGCGGCGATGATCCCCGATGTGGAGGTGGTCACACTCGGGGCGGCCGCATCCGTGGACGACGGTGCAGGCATCAACCGCGTGTATGCAGCTGGTCCGCAGCTGCCGATCGCGAGCGGCAAGGTAGCGGGTGTGGCCCTGTCGGGCGCGGCGGCCGAGGCGCTGCTGGATGAGGGTGCGCGGACAGTGTCGCCCGTCGGGCGACTGGTGCTCGATCCCGCGCCGGCCGACGCGGCGGAGCGACTGCTGCGGCACGGAATGCGCATCGTCGCGCAGCAGGAGACTACGGCGGTCGCCGTGCGCGGCTGATTGCGCGCCGCGCGCGCGGGCGCCTATACTTGGCCGCGGCGCCACTGGCCGCGCCCGTCATTGATTCGAGGCCCTTTCCCCCCGCGAAATCAACTTGCCGATGGGCATCTGGAAGAAACTGTTCGGAAACGAGAGCGACGGCGTCGACTACTATCGTGAGGGAGTCGAGCTGCTGAACGTGGGCAAGTACCACGAAGCGCTCACATCCTTCCGACTGGCGCTGCGCGATTCGCCGAACGACGTCGCCGTGCTGCAGCAGATCGCGATTGCCTATACGCGCATCGGCATGACGGACGAGGCGGTCAAGACATACCGCACGGTCCTCGCAACGCAGCCATCGGCCGCGGGCGCGCACTACGGTCTGGCGTTCCTGCTGCTGCGGCAGGGTCGTGGCGACGAGGCGGGCGAGCACCTGCGCGCGTTCCTGGCCGCGCCGCCGGAAGGGCCCGAGGCGCGACGCCATGTCGCGCATGCGCAGGAGACGCTCGACGAGCTGGGCCGCGGCGTAACGCCCGACCCGGAAGGCTGAGCGCCTGTGGCTGACGTCAATATCGCCCTGGCATGGACGGGCGAGGGGCTGCAGTTCCGGGGCGGCAGTGCGGGCGGGCCGGACATGCTCCTGGACAGCGATGGCAAGGCCGGGCCGTCACCGATCCACGCGCTCGTGCTGGCCCTGGCCGGCTGCATGGCGATCGATGTGCTCGACATCGCGCAGAAGTCACGCGTGCCGATCACGGGTCTGAGCGTGGCTGTCGAGGGAGACCGCCGTGCGGACCCGCCGCGCCGGCTTACCGCGCTCCGGCAGGTCTTCCGGACCACCGGCGTCACCGACGCTGACCGGGCAAAGGTGACGCGCGCGATCGACCTGTCGCGCGAGAAGTACTGCAGCGTGCTCCATTCAATCCGTGAGGATATTGATATGTCCTTCGATCTGGAGCTGGGCTGAATGGCAGCGCGCGAGCCCGCGACACGCGGACCGGCTGACGCCAGCAGCCTCGATTACGTCGCCAATCCGGCGGAGCTGCCGCAAGGCACGCTCGTGGACCTGTTCCTCGACGCGGTGGACATGGGCCGCGAGCGCGCGCAGCTGTACCGCACGGACGACGGCTGGCAGCCGGTCTCGCACGCGGAAGTGCTGCACAACGTGCGAGCCATTGCCGCCGCCCTGCGCGCCCGCGGCATCGCGCGGGGCGACCACGTCGGCCTGCTCGCCGAGAACCGGCCGGAATGGGCGTGGGTGGACTATGCGCTGCTCTGCACCGGCATCATCGTCGTGCCCCTCTATCCGACGCTCCCTGCGCCGCAGGCCGCCGCCATCCTGAAGCATTCCGGTGTCCGTCACCTGTTCGTATCGACGGCCAGCCAGCTCGAGAAGGTGCAGTCGTCGCGCGCGGAGCTGCCGGCGCTGGAGGGCGTGGTCGTGTTCGACGACATCGCGTCCGACGACGCGTCGGTGGAGGTGCTGCGCGACTTCATGGCGCGTGGCGCGGCCAGTCTGCCGCCGGAGTCGGAGTTCCGGGCGGAAGCGAAGCGCGCGCGGCCGGAGGACGTCGCGACACTGATCTACACGTCGGGGACGACGGGCGACCCGAAGGGCGTCATGCTGACGCATGCCAACCTGTACTCGAACGTCATCGCATCGACCAAGCACGTGCTGACGACAGCGGAGGGCGACGCGACACTCAGTTTCCTGCCGCTCTCGCACGTCTTCCAGCGCATGGTCGACTACCTGATCTTCAGCCGGGGCAACACCATCGCGTATGTGCCGGTGATGGATGATGTGGCGCAGGCGCTGCGCGAGGTCAAGCCGACGATCGTAGTGGCGGTCCCGCGCGTATACGAGAAGCTGTATGCCAAGGTCCTGTCCGTCACGGGGCTGCAGCGCACTATCGTGCTGTGGGCGCGCCAGGTAGCGCTCGACTGGGCCGCGCTGAAGCTCAACGGTGACCCGATACCGGCCGCGCTGCGCGCGAAGCACGCGATCGCCGACCGGCTGGTGTTCCGCAAGATCAGGGCACGGCTCGGCGGCCGGATTCGCTTCTTCGTCTCGGGCGCCGCACCGCTCAGCCCGCAGATCTTCCAGTTCTTCTACGGTGCCGGCGTACTGATTCTGGAAGGATACGGTCTGACGGAGACGTCGCCGGTCACGAACGTGAACACGCCGGAGCAGCTGCGCATGGGCACGGTGGGCACGGCGATCCCGGGCACCGAGATCAGGATTGCGGAGGATGGCGAGATCCTGGTGCGCGGGCCGCAGGTAATGAAGGGCTACTACCGCAACGACGAGGCGACGCGCGAGATCATCGATGATGAAGGCTGGCTGCACACGGGCGACATCGGCGCGATCGACGCGGATGGGTTCCTGAGCATCACGGATCGAAAGAAGGAGCTGCTGGTCACGGCGGGCGGCAAGAACGTCGCGCCGCAGCCGATCCAGAACGCGGCGAAGCTGAGCCGTTTCGTGGCGGAGGCCGTCCTGATCGGGGACCGTCGCCCGTTTACAGTGATGCTGGTGGTGCCGAACTTCGATTCGCTGGAGGCGTGGGCGCGGCACAAGGGCATACCGGCTGATGACCGGGATGCGCTCGCGCGCGACCCGCGCGTGCGCGAGAAGCTGGAGCGTGAAGTGGCCGCCCGGCTCGACGGCTTTGCCCGTTATGAAGTGCCGAAGAAAGTGCTGCCGCTGGCGCGCGAGTTCAGCCTCGACCGCGGCGAGATCACGCCGTCGCTCAAGATC
This region includes:
- a CDS encoding SDR family oxidoreductase; protein product: MASFPDMESSPLGGRIAVVTGGTGGIGRACAEQLAAGGAHVVLVARSMDQVREAAAELGGVPVVADVGTETGIARVVEAATTLQAEGPDIVVHAAGAFALAPLAETTVEAFDRMIAVNLRGSFLLMRAFLPGMLARGSGHIVTIGSVAGRQAFPSNGAYSASKFGARGLHAVLAAELRGTGVRATFVEPSATDTGLWEDIDRDRNPGLPSREQMMSAAAVGDAVLYAVTRPADTAVPNILVERA
- the queD gene encoding 6-carboxytetrahydropterin synthase QueD — translated: MFIVSVQAHYDSAHFLRNYQGKCERLHGHRYVVELALATEELDRSGIAFDFVDIKKNLRELADHLDHNNLNDLPPFDEIEPSAENQAKYFYDEMKRRLPAHMAEAIVYARVWETPTQWAQYTERQLWV
- a CDS encoding M23 family metallopeptidase, coding for MGVRLATPARFMMLAGATAVALGACGSAPPPRVSPDNPGYTVPAPLPDQTGWGVHVLALERAPNGGTWVGTYGEGIFVWGPRAEQWRHIPQSEDGLSWGFVNSIAFHDSATVWYGTVGNGFGLTTDGGATWRNWTFSQLGPEWQYVAPDGIAVRDDSVYIATADGLRISGDRGATWRCVQGQSAVSGGSERRDDGCTERINSLPSKYLLSLDVDEEGTIRVGHLGGLSVSRDAGRTWTTARGEGLAGSNVRAVLSDGTGVWAATESLIFVDSTGTGEFSDAEIRIPGVQGLPGAPRAFLATPRPELPPSLPGRAGALPPPPLPPSIATSYGMVGRLNQGEYRLYYLGAADRFRPAGDIWAFAWWGPPYRPLAGSAAGVNRFLAGDLPFDDLFLSEPASQPAEPRHTWFARPVTAADGNTHIDGTYRYGSTMGGRFQQHQGVEFNNPAGTPVRAIGDGVVVFAGAAEQGANTVAIRHDRRLNDQYVYSTYYHNTSLEVSAGQRIGAGDIIARVGNTGRATNDHLHLEIHVAPGTDSSRIVDPDVRFPPHTVNPQLWIEPLPGTGTVAGQVFNTAGAPVPGARIHGLVLPYPEETPFSFAETYQDQAHADPAYGEHFAVGDVPAGDYTLGVTVDGQRVWRRVRVRPGMVTWVEFRP
- a CDS encoding Trm112 family protein, producing MHILLTDILTCPRCGPGFGLILLADRAEERRVIEGVLGCSNCREKYPVREGVADFGAPPDTILAAEDGAAAERLAAILGVTHGPAFLLLAGPAAAHAGALAAMIPDVEVVTLGAAASVDDGAGINRVYAAGPQLPIASGKVAGVALSGAAAEALLDEGARTVSPVGRLVLDPAPADAAERLLRHGMRIVAQQETTAVAVRG
- a CDS encoding tetratricopeptide repeat protein; the protein is MGIWKKLFGNESDGVDYYREGVELLNVGKYHEALTSFRLALRDSPNDVAVLQQIAIAYTRIGMTDEAVKTYRTVLATQPSAAGAHYGLAFLLLRQGRGDEAGEHLRAFLAAPPEGPEARRHVAHAQETLDELGRGVTPDPEG
- a CDS encoding OsmC family protein; the protein is MADVNIALAWTGEGLQFRGGSAGGPDMLLDSDGKAGPSPIHALVLALAGCMAIDVLDIAQKSRVPITGLSVAVEGDRRADPPRRLTALRQVFRTTGVTDADRAKVTRAIDLSREKYCSVLHSIREDIDMSFDLELG
- a CDS encoding long-chain fatty acid--CoA ligase; this translates as MAAREPATRGPADASSLDYVANPAELPQGTLVDLFLDAVDMGRERAQLYRTDDGWQPVSHAEVLHNVRAIAAALRARGIARGDHVGLLAENRPEWAWVDYALLCTGIIVVPLYPTLPAPQAAAILKHSGVRHLFVSTASQLEKVQSSRAELPALEGVVVFDDIASDDASVEVLRDFMARGAASLPPESEFRAEAKRARPEDVATLIYTSGTTGDPKGVMLTHANLYSNVIASTKHVLTTAEGDATLSFLPLSHVFQRMVDYLIFSRGNTIAYVPVMDDVAQALREVKPTIVVAVPRVYEKLYAKVLSVTGLQRTIVLWARQVALDWAALKLNGDPIPAALRAKHAIADRLVFRKIRARLGGRIRFFVSGAAPLSPQIFQFFYGAGVLILEGYGLTETSPVTNVNTPEQLRMGTVGTAIPGTEIRIAEDGEILVRGPQVMKGYYRNDEATREIIDDEGWLHTGDIGAIDADGFLSITDRKKELLVTAGGKNVAPQPIQNAAKLSRFVAEAVLIGDRRPFTVMLVVPNFDSLEAWARHKGIPADDRDALARDPRVREKLEREVAARLDGFARYEVPKKVLPLAREFSLDRGEITPSLKIRRKVVEHAYREQIEALYAEPAPPEPAGE